The following proteins are co-located in the Candidatus Nanosynbacter sp. HMT-352 genome:
- a CDS encoding adenylate kinase family protein, protein MIVFFGPAGAGKSVQGQILAARHGWRWLSAGQLLRDTHDGELIHRMQSGELVPMETINGLMGEALNKAKDINGVILDGYPRQLEQAKWLIESRSHHGKDVKLVIVLEVPRDEILERLRVRGRVDDTPEAIDKRLSIYRGEIYPILDYLNDNGVPIVHMSGVGTVGQVHDEIERELVSRGIVEGVK, encoded by the coding sequence TGCTGGTAAGAGTGTGCAGGGTCAGATTTTAGCGGCACGACACGGTTGGCGTTGGCTTAGTGCCGGACAGTTATTGCGCGATACTCACGATGGCGAATTGATTCATCGCATGCAATCTGGCGAACTAGTGCCGATGGAAACTATCAACGGTTTGATGGGCGAGGCTCTTAATAAAGCTAAGGATATTAATGGTGTAATTTTGGACGGCTATCCAAGGCAATTAGAGCAGGCTAAATGGCTAATTGAGTCGCGTTCGCATCATGGAAAAGATGTGAAGTTGGTAATTGTATTGGAAGTTCCGCGCGATGAAATTCTGGAGCGTTTGAGGGTTCGCGGTCGAGTTGACGACACTCCTGAAGCAATCGACAAGCGACTCAGTATTTATCGAGGTGAAATTTACCCGATTCTGGATTATTTGAATGACAATGGTGTTCCAATTGTGCATATGAGCGGCGTTGGAACTGTTGGTCAAGTTCATGATGAAATCGAGAGAGAACTGGTTAGCCGCGGCATCGTTGAGGGCGTAAAATGA
- the map gene encoding type I methionyl aminopeptidase — MSQLITGEKTPQQMKDMRECGKMLATIYDELKKSVTAGMSELDANDFVAKRIKDFGAEATYLTDEVKFPGVICISTNEQLVHSFPTEYVFEKGDVVSFDLVIGYRGMKTDSAFTMVVDEEPKGAKKHLLHATEQSLYAGIDAITGDGTRVGDISAGVEAVLKKAKLGIIRELVGHGVGLSMHMEPEIPNYGRRGTGPMLHAGDTIAIEPMASLGGEKIITDSDGWTISMKDGSLGAHFEHTVLITETGAEILTKL; from the coding sequence ATGAGCCAATTGATCACCGGAGAAAAAACGCCGCAACAGATGAAAGATATGCGCGAGTGCGGCAAAATGCTTGCGACAATTTATGACGAATTGAAAAAATCTGTAACGGCTGGAATGAGCGAACTGGACGCTAATGATTTTGTAGCCAAGCGAATTAAAGATTTTGGCGCAGAGGCGACTTATCTTACGGATGAAGTGAAGTTTCCAGGTGTTATTTGTATATCGACGAACGAGCAATTGGTGCACTCTTTCCCGACCGAATATGTTTTTGAAAAGGGCGACGTGGTCAGCTTCGATTTGGTGATTGGCTATCGTGGAATGAAAACGGATAGTGCCTTTACTATGGTTGTTGATGAGGAGCCTAAGGGTGCGAAGAAACATTTATTGCACGCAACAGAACAGAGTTTATATGCTGGAATTGACGCGATAACTGGCGATGGAACGCGAGTTGGCGATATTTCAGCGGGGGTGGAAGCTGTGTTGAAGAAGGCTAAACTTGGTATAATCCGTGAATTGGTTGGTCATGGTGTGGGGCTGAGTATGCATATGGAGCCAGAAATTCCGAATTACGGCAGGCGAGGAACTGGTCCGATGCTGCACGCTGGCGACACAATTGCAATTGAACCGATGGCGAGCTTGGGTGGTGAGAAAATTATTACCGACAGCGACGGCTGGACAATTAGTATGAAAGACGGCAGTCTGGGTGCGCATTTTGAGCATACGGTATTGATTACTGAAACTGGCGCTGAAATTCTGACGAAGCTTTAG
- the ftsA gene encoding cell division protein FtsA, whose product MQEQSRYVVGIDIGTKNVRCVVGYIDAENGAPKIVGVGEAPNSGMRKGTVTNLSGPAEAIDKALEPAERMSGHQINAATLSINGSHLLSTKADGMITVGTVNNEVTHDDILRLEEVATTGKVPQNREILDIIAHAYRLDGQDNIKDPIGMTGARLEIRANVVSGLVPHITNLQKSAEMAKVEAVSVVPSVLAAAQSVLTESQRENGVAVIDFGAATTGIAIYEEGDLQHLAVIPMGGQNVTNDLAIGLRTDPEIAEVVKLAHARFGGDVLGEVETKVEKQTYKFNQEEIDEIVQARYEEIFEAIAKELKRAGRLGKLPSGVVLVGGAAKVKGMVEFTKDQLSVAARLGVPAGYSGVSDEVKGAEFSAAVGLMLIDSMGISQQVKPIVGANDVTKKAGGLLKNIFARFK is encoded by the coding sequence ATGCAGGAGCAATCTCGATATGTGGTAGGAATTGATATTGGCACAAAAAACGTGCGCTGTGTCGTTGGTTATATTGATGCAGAGAATGGTGCGCCAAAAATTGTTGGTGTCGGTGAAGCGCCGAATAGCGGAATGCGAAAGGGAACCGTAACGAATTTAAGTGGCCCAGCTGAGGCTATTGATAAGGCCCTGGAGCCAGCTGAGCGAATGAGCGGTCATCAGATTAACGCAGCCACATTGAGCATTAACGGCTCTCATTTATTAAGTACTAAGGCTGACGGAATGATTACCGTTGGAACTGTTAATAATGAAGTTACTCATGATGATATATTGAGGCTGGAGGAAGTTGCTACAACTGGAAAAGTGCCACAGAATAGAGAGATTTTAGATATTATTGCACACGCGTATAGGCTGGATGGTCAGGATAATATTAAAGATCCAATCGGTATGACTGGTGCGCGTCTGGAAATTAGGGCGAATGTCGTGTCTGGCTTGGTCCCGCACATTACTAATTTACAGAAGTCGGCGGAAATGGCTAAGGTTGAGGCTGTGTCTGTTGTTCCGTCGGTTTTGGCAGCAGCTCAATCCGTTCTTACGGAAAGTCAGCGTGAAAATGGCGTTGCGGTGATTGATTTTGGTGCGGCAACTACAGGAATTGCCATTTACGAAGAGGGCGATTTGCAGCACCTGGCGGTCATTCCAATGGGCGGTCAAAATGTAACGAACGATTTGGCTATTGGTCTTAGGACAGATCCGGAAATCGCGGAAGTTGTGAAATTGGCGCACGCGAGATTTGGCGGCGACGTTTTGGGCGAAGTTGAAACGAAGGTTGAAAAGCAGACATATAAATTTAACCAAGAAGAAATTGACGAGATTGTCCAAGCGCGATATGAAGAGATTTTTGAAGCAATTGCTAAAGAATTGAAGCGAGCTGGGCGACTAGGAAAACTGCCGAGCGGCGTTGTGCTGGTTGGCGGTGCGGCGAAAGTCAAGGGTATGGTGGAGTTCACGAAAGATCAATTGAGTGTGGCGGCACGCTTGGGTGTTCCGGCTGGCTATAGCGGAGTTAGCGATGAAGTAAAAGGTGCGGAATTTTCGGCTGCGGTTGGTCTGATGTTGATTGACTCTATGGGCATTTCGCAGCAGGTAAAACCGATAGTTGGCGCAAATGATGTCACTAAAAAAGCTGGCGGTTTACTTAAAAATATTTTCGCTAGATTTAAATAA
- the ftsZ gene encoding cell division protein FtsZ — MPQIQPSEVQTFASIKVVGVGGAGGSAINRMKDAGLTGVQFIAMNTDAQALHNSKADIKIHLGRDATNGLGAGADPTVGEAAANESRDEIREALEGADMVFVTIGAGGGTGSGAGYVVAEVARELGILVVGVATRPFSFEGEKRRVNADWAISHLGREVDTLITIPNDRLLQTIDRRTPLLETFKIADDVLRQGVQGISELITEHGLINLDFADVKAIMSNAGSALMGIGRASGDDRAVQAAQQAIESPLIEVSIDGAKGVLFNVTGGYDMSMAEIQEAAEIITSAVSPNANIIFGATLKPEMEDELVITVIATGFDSDTFRQQEVSLTVGDDTKSAETEVDDEMVKNIDLELDKEESAESFAAEPETNIWENPTVEADDDEDDTPAFLRRRKKNKE, encoded by the coding sequence ATGCCGCAAATACAACCAAGTGAAGTTCAAACATTTGCCAGCATAAAAGTCGTCGGTGTTGGCGGTGCTGGTGGTTCAGCTATTAACCGAATGAAAGATGCCGGTCTGACTGGCGTCCAATTTATTGCTATGAATACGGACGCTCAGGCGTTGCACAATTCGAAGGCTGACATAAAAATTCATCTTGGTCGTGACGCAACTAATGGTTTGGGTGCGGGCGCTGACCCTACTGTTGGCGAGGCTGCAGCTAATGAATCCCGTGACGAAATTAGAGAAGCCTTAGAAGGTGCAGACATGGTATTTGTGACAATTGGTGCTGGTGGCGGAACTGGTTCTGGTGCTGGTTATGTTGTAGCAGAAGTGGCACGCGAGCTTGGTATTTTGGTGGTTGGCGTGGCAACTCGACCGTTTAGCTTTGAGGGTGAAAAGCGCCGAGTTAACGCGGATTGGGCGATTTCTCACTTGGGACGCGAGGTTGATACCTTGATTACAATTCCAAATGACAGATTATTGCAAACTATTGATCGCCGAACGCCTCTGTTGGAAACTTTCAAAATTGCCGATGATGTTTTGAGGCAGGGCGTTCAAGGTATTTCTGAACTGATTACTGAGCATGGTTTGATTAACCTTGACTTTGCCGATGTTAAGGCGATTATGAGCAATGCCGGTTCAGCTTTGATGGGCATCGGGCGGGCGAGCGGCGATGATCGAGCGGTTCAGGCGGCGCAACAAGCTATTGAAAGCCCTCTAATTGAGGTGTCGATTGATGGCGCCAAGGGTGTTCTGTTCAATGTAACTGGCGGCTACGACATGAGTATGGCAGAAATTCAGGAGGCTGCAGAAATTATTACTAGCGCTGTTAGTCCAAATGCCAACATTATTTTTGGTGCGACTTTGAAGCCGGAAATGGAAGACGAGCTGGTCATTACGGTGATTGCGACAGGATTTGATAGCGATACATTCCGCCAGCAGGAAGTTAGCTTGACTGTGGGTGACGATACAAAATCTGCCGAAACAGAAGTTGATGACGAAATGGTTAAAAATATTGACCTAGAGTTGGATAAGGAAGAATCTGCCGAAAGTTTTGCGGCTGAGCCAGAAACTAATATTTGGGAAAATCCAACCGTTGAAGCTGACGATGATGAGGATGATACGCCGGCATTTCTGAGGCGACGAAAGAAGAACAAGGAGTAG
- the nrdR gene encoding transcriptional regulator NrdR, whose amino-acid sequence MIFNIGNSRVIESREVSDGAAIRRRRETPDGKRFTTYERVEKPNLAVIKKNGDRELFDRVKLANSTRRSVGKFFKSDEEVDNIITAVEDSLYALGESEVTSKQIGDQVLDELEKRNEVAYVRFASVFYEFKTLDDFVEILAKRRSKGEREL is encoded by the coding sequence ATGATATTTAATATCGGCAATAGTCGCGTTATTGAATCACGCGAAGTTTCTGATGGTGCCGCAATTCGACGTCGCAGAGAAACTCCAGATGGCAAGCGATTTACTACGTATGAGCGAGTTGAAAAACCGAATCTAGCGGTGATAAAGAAAAATGGCGATCGTGAGCTGTTTGACCGAGTGAAATTGGCGAATTCTACGCGTCGTTCGGTCGGAAAATTCTTTAAGTCTGACGAGGAAGTCGATAATATCATTACGGCGGTTGAAGATTCTTTATACGCGCTGGGCGAATCGGAAGTTACGTCAAAACAGATTGGCGATCAAGTTTTGGACGAGCTAGAAAAACGTAACGAAGTGGCGTACGTTCGTTTTGCCAGTGTTTTTTATGAGTTTAAAACGCTGGATGATTTTGTAGAGATTTTAGCAAAGCGACGCAGTAAGGGCGAGCGGGAATTGTAA
- a CDS encoding vitamin K epoxide reductase family protein, which yields MFSKIRNWLFHEYLKKQNLAAFVMLVGSGLGLLASFVLSIEALELAKNSHAVLSCDFSSALSCSAVANHWSAAILGFPNSFIGVMTLPVMVTIAVALLAGAKFPKWFMQAAQVGAIIGMIFAIWMFYMSYVEIGVLCPWCLTLDLGMLMIMFGLTRYNVLQKNIPCRYMQKIVGGGYDVLVVVSLVVAVIVAIIAKFGSQLF from the coding sequence ATGTTTAGTAAAATCAGAAACTGGCTATTTCACGAGTATTTGAAAAAGCAAAATTTGGCGGCGTTTGTAATGCTTGTCGGTAGTGGATTAGGGTTGTTGGCATCATTCGTATTGTCTATTGAAGCCTTAGAACTAGCAAAAAACTCTCATGCCGTATTAAGCTGCGATTTTAGCTCGGCTCTGAGCTGTTCGGCGGTGGCGAATCATTGGTCGGCGGCTATTTTAGGATTTCCAAACAGTTTCATCGGCGTGATGACTTTGCCTGTTATGGTAACAATTGCAGTAGCGTTGTTAGCGGGAGCGAAGTTTCCAAAGTGGTTTATGCAGGCGGCGCAAGTCGGTGCTATCATCGGAATGATATTTGCTATTTGGATGTTTTATATGAGCTACGTCGAAATTGGCGTGCTTTGTCCGTGGTGCTTGACCTTAGATCTTGGAATGCTGATGATTATGTTCGGTTTGACGCGCTATAATGTTCTACAGAAAAATATTCCTTGTCGATATATGCAGAAGATCGTTGGTGGTGGATATGATGTGCTTGTCGTGGTATCGCTGGTTGTTGCGGTAATTGTCGCGATAATCGCCAAATTCGGCAGCCAATTGTTCTAG